Proteins encoded together in one Gemmatimonadota bacterium DH-78 window:
- a CDS encoding class II glutamine amidotransferase — protein sequence MSRLLAYLGPPVRLSDLLHDPLRSPLRGWQRVPTREAIGGFGIGWYVPEVTRQPALIRTVRAPWADANLRSLAEVSRSPCVVCHLREGDDLPNPGRHDTLLFAQAERLEADGALRRPVLESLSDEAFASVGHTHGGNLVFGLLLDLLWARPEPRAHMRLAGALNEVAWRLVATLQERAPGAGLRLNAVLADGDHLVACRFAWNETRLPATLLYRNDPFYTRARPPSRRARERSITTMIASEAEPGDDGWHEIPPGHLVLADRDVPPQHFEMRPRGLRPVRAPDPTGGGV from the coding sequence ATGAGTCGACTTCTAGCCTATCTCGGCCCCCCGGTGCGGCTGTCCGACCTCCTGCACGACCCCCTGCGATCGCCGCTGCGGGGCTGGCAGCGGGTGCCGACCCGCGAGGCCATCGGCGGCTTCGGCATCGGGTGGTACGTGCCCGAAGTCACCCGTCAGCCCGCCCTCATTCGCACGGTGAGAGCACCCTGGGCCGACGCCAACCTCCGGAGCCTCGCCGAGGTGTCGCGCAGTCCCTGCGTGGTGTGCCACCTGCGGGAGGGCGACGATCTGCCCAACCCCGGGCGACACGACACGCTGCTCTTCGCGCAGGCCGAGCGGCTGGAGGCGGACGGGGCGCTGCGGCGCCCGGTGCTGGAGTCGCTCTCCGACGAGGCGTTCGCCTCCGTCGGCCACACCCACGGGGGCAACCTGGTGTTCGGACTCCTGCTCGATCTGCTGTGGGCGCGCCCGGAGCCGCGGGCGCACATGCGATTGGCCGGGGCCCTGAACGAAGTGGCCTGGCGTCTGGTGGCCACCCTTCAGGAGCGCGCGCCGGGTGCGGGGCTGCGGCTCAACGCCGTGCTCGCCGACGGCGACCATCTCGTGGCCTGCCGGTTCGCCTGGAACGAGACGCGACTGCCCGCCACGCTCCTCTATCGCAACGACCCCTTCTACACGCGGGCCCGCCCGCCCTCACGCCGCGCCCGAGAGCGCTCGATCACCACGATGATCGCCTCCGAAGCGGAGCCCGGCGACGACGGCTGGCACGAGATCCCTCCGGGTCATCTCGTGCTCGCCGACCGCGACGTGCCCCCGCAGCACTTCGAGATGCGCCCGCGGGGGCTGCGACCGGTGCGCGCGCCCGACCCGACCGGCGGCGGAGTGTGA